Proteins encoded together in one Lysinibacillus sp. FSL K6-0232 window:
- a CDS encoding IS3 family transposase (programmed frameshift), translated as MTRQRRTFTPEFKLQMVKLYENGKSRADIVREYDLTASALDKWIKNHQATGSFAAKDNRTEEETELDRLRKENQRLLMENDIFKASGADHGTKINVIRNNAHKYSVSAMCAVLDIKRSTYYYHADLSGERARKAEDAALSKEIERIFKASRNNYGTRKIKKELMKLAEPKQVSRRRIGRLMSEMGLVSNYTVAQFKPHQANCNEAPVKNELQREFNQNKQLAVIVSDLTYVRVGKKWHYVCLFVDLFNREIIGHSAGENKTADLVYKALASIEANLNDVKMFHTDRGKEFDNKLISEALETFGIQRSLSMKGCPYDNAVAEATFKVFKTEFANQAHFTSLEQLALELDDYVHWFNNIRIHGTLGYLTPMEFKLQPT; from the exons ATGACACGTCAACGTCGAACATTTACACCTGAATTTAAACTGCAAATGGTGAAGCTTTATGAAAACGGAAAGTCTCGTGCAGATATTGTCCGTGAATACGATTTAACTGCTTCAGCTCTTGATAAATGGATTAAAAATCATCAAGCAACTGGTTCTTTCGCTGCGAAGGATAACCGGACAGAAGAAGAAACTGAGCTAGATCGCTTACGCAAAGAAAACCAACGCTTATTGATGGAGAACGATATTT TTAAAGCAAGCGGCGCTGATCATGGGACGAAAATAAATGTGATTCGTAACAACGCTCACAAGTATTCGGTATCAGCAATGTGTGCCGTCCTCGACATTAAAAGAAGTACGTATTATTACCATGCGGACCTTTCTGGTGAGCGTGCAAGAAAAGCTGAAGACGCCGCACTTTCAAAAGAAATCGAACGCATATTCAAAGCCAGTCGTAACAACTATGGAACACGTAAAATCAAAAAAGAACTGATGAAATTAGCAGAGCCGAAACAAGTATCAAGACGCCGAATTGGTCGTTTAATGAGCGAAATGGGCTTAGTTTCAAACTATACAGTAGCGCAATTTAAGCCTCATCAAGCCAACTGTAACGAAGCACCTGTAAAAAATGAATTACAACGTGAATTCAATCAGAACAAGCAATTAGCTGTTATTGTCAGCGATTTAACATACGTCCGTGTCGGAAAAAAGTGGCACTATGTATGCTTATTTGTCGACCTTTTCAATCGAGAAATCATCGGTCATAGTGCAGGTGAAAATAAAACCGCAGACCTTGTGTATAAAGCGTTAGCAAGTATTGAAGCCAATTTGAATGACGTGAAAATGTTTCATACAGATCGAGGCAAAGAGTTCGATAACAAGCTGATTTCAGAAGCACTCGAGACGTTCGGCATCCAACGATCACTCAGCATGAAGGGTTGCCCTTACGATAACGCCGTGGCCGAAGCGACATTTAAGGTATTTAAAACCGAATTCGCAAATCAAGCCCACTTCACTTCCCTTGAACAGCTCGCTCTTGAACTTGACGATTACGTTCATTGGTTTAACAACATCCGTATCCACGGAACTCTTGGCTATTTAACGCCGATGGAATTCAAGCTACAGCCCACATGA
- the cydS gene encoding cytochrome bd oxidase small subunit CydS, with the protein MQSFLIFYAPFIVVILGIIVAFLWAPKDQYITKTQEKGRE; encoded by the coding sequence ATGCAAAGCTTTTTAATTTTTTATGCGCCATTTATTGTTGTGATCCTTGGCATTATCGTTGCCTTCTTGTGGGCACCAAAGGATCAATATATTACAAAAACTCAAGAAAAGGGTCGCGAATAG
- a CDS encoding cytochrome ubiquinol oxidase subunit I, whose amino-acid sequence MINESAVFWSRALTELTLSFHIIYATIGVGVPLMIMIAQWTGYKKNDEHYILMARRWARGFVITVAVGVVTGTAIGLQLSLLWPNFMQLAGQTIALPLFMETFAFFFEAIFLGIYLYTWDRFDSQKKHMLLLIPVAVGASMSAVFITIVNAFMNAPQGFDIVNGELVNIQPLLAMLNPAMPTKVAHVLVTAYMTSAFVLAAIAGYRMLKGSKHVYHKKSLYLLMKIGLIFSIAAAIIGDFSGKYLAEYQPEKLAAAEWHFETEGKASLVLFGVLDGEEVKYAIKIPYALSILAHFNPNAEVIGLDQFAEEDLPPLYIHYLFDIMVSIGMFMVLVSLLYVIGQRRGWKFIHTRWYRWIIVAGGPLSIIAIEAGWWLAEVGRQPWILYGLMRTPEGATTSDHVDLMLLLFAGVYAVLAVGSVVVLIRMFKRNPIEREIEDRHSEKGGDIL is encoded by the coding sequence ATGATTAATGAGTCAGCAGTCTTTTGGAGTCGTGCATTAACGGAGCTAACATTATCGTTCCATATTATTTATGCAACCATTGGTGTAGGTGTTCCGTTAATGATTATGATTGCTCAATGGACTGGATATAAAAAGAATGATGAGCATTATATCTTAATGGCAAGACGCTGGGCACGTGGCTTTGTTATTACTGTTGCAGTTGGTGTTGTCACAGGCACAGCAATTGGCTTACAGTTATCTCTATTATGGCCTAATTTTATGCAGCTAGCTGGTCAAACAATTGCATTGCCACTTTTTATGGAAACGTTTGCATTTTTCTTTGAGGCTATATTTTTAGGAATTTATTTATACACATGGGATCGTTTTGATAGTCAAAAAAAGCATATGCTGTTATTAATACCTGTAGCTGTCGGTGCATCAATGTCTGCTGTTTTTATTACCATTGTGAATGCTTTTATGAATGCGCCACAAGGCTTCGATATTGTGAATGGCGAGCTTGTGAATATTCAACCTTTACTAGCAATGCTTAACCCAGCAATGCCGACAAAGGTAGCACACGTACTTGTTACAGCATATATGACATCCGCATTTGTGCTAGCAGCTATTGCAGGCTATAGAATGCTAAAAGGGTCTAAGCATGTTTATCATAAAAAGTCATTATATTTACTGATGAAAATAGGCTTAATTTTCTCGATTGCTGCTGCTATTATTGGCGATTTTTCAGGAAAATATTTAGCTGAATATCAACCCGAAAAATTAGCCGCAGCAGAATGGCATTTTGAAACAGAGGGTAAAGCCTCACTTGTTTTATTTGGTGTATTAGATGGGGAAGAAGTAAAATATGCTATTAAAATTCCGTATGCTTTAAGTATTCTTGCACATTTTAATCCTAACGCAGAGGTGATTGGCTTAGACCAGTTTGCAGAAGAGGATTTACCACCGCTTTATATTCATTATCTTTTTGATATTATGGTGTCCATCGGCATGTTTATGGTGCTTGTATCACTGCTTTATGTAATCGGGCAAAGGCGTGGGTGGAAATTTATTCATACACGCTGGTACAGGTGGATTATTGTCGCTGGTGGTCCGCTGTCCATTATTGCGATTGAAGCGGGATGGTGGCTTGCAGAGGTTGGTCGTCAGCCGTGGATACTTTACGGTTTAATGCGTACACCAGAAGGCGCTACAACAAGTGACCATGTTGATTTAATGCTGCTATTATTTGCAGGCGTCTATGCTGTATTAGCAGTGGGTAGTGTTGTTGTATTGATACGTATGTTTAAAAGGAACCCAATTGAACGTGAAATTGAAGATCGCCATTCTGAAAAAGGCGGTGATATTTTATGA
- a CDS encoding DUF1819 family protein — protein MTIDLEYSSSLNGASYLLFELKQIVKLKRIGLTSSEIRAKVIEENLFQFENKGRINRALPSVMRRAEVIDESLADLLLDGSIEMGKVINLYAIMKTDLLFFEFMNEVIGEKLHNNDLLIEKKDINVFFTTKAEQSEKVASWSAINTEKLKRAFMQVLYESGLLKERRGNELNRLIIDQQLREHLIHIGDAQYVHAMGE, from the coding sequence GTGACAATAGATTTAGAATACTCTTCAAGTTTGAATGGTGCGTCCTATTTATTATTTGAACTTAAACAGATTGTTAAATTAAAGCGAATAGGTTTAACATCATCAGAAATTAGAGCTAAAGTGATTGAAGAAAACCTCTTTCAATTTGAAAACAAAGGTAGAATCAATCGGGCATTGCCCTCCGTTATGCGAAGAGCAGAAGTGATTGACGAAAGTTTAGCTGACCTATTATTGGATGGCTCTATTGAGATGGGGAAGGTTATCAATTTATATGCAATTATGAAAACAGATTTGCTGTTTTTCGAATTCATGAATGAAGTGATAGGCGAGAAACTCCATAATAACGACCTGTTAATTGAAAAGAAAGACATAAACGTCTTTTTTACTACAAAAGCTGAACAAAGTGAAAAGGTTGCCAGTTGGAGTGCCATTAATACGGAAAAGTTGAAACGGGCATTTATGCAAGTGCTTTATGAAAGCGGACTATTAAAGGAAAGGCGTGGTAACGAATTAAATCGCCTTATCATTGATCAGCAATTAAGAGAGCATCTAATCCATATTGGTGATGCACAGTATGTCCATGCGATGGGAGAGTAG
- a CDS encoding TIGR04540 family protein: protein MEVRLFYRTQRDLSTALNKIVDAYWQEEIREDELIEGIKSMYEHNQEKLIKNNEFTKVVQQQSGKRRLAVVGKILEKEIG from the coding sequence GTGGAAGTAAGGCTTTTTTACCGCACTCAACGTGATTTATCGACAGCGTTAAACAAGATAGTTGATGCATATTGGCAGGAAGAAATAAGGGAAGATGAACTTATCGAAGGCATAAAGAGTATGTACGAACATAATCAGGAGAAGCTGATAAAGAATAATGAGTTTACCAAGGTGGTTCAACAGCAAAGCGGAAAAAGACGATTAGCTGTAGTTGGGAAAATTTTAGAAAAGGAAATAGGTTAA
- a CDS encoding DUF1788 domain-containing protein — protein sequence MTNINARLDKIIPKIREDKFIEGRGLGNEISFYVFDYEPEHELKVRDYVKHIKKEFSYEGSNRRIIEFDLYKMLIEITKEKRIFDRIFEMEQRQGKDALFKAMITFAKPDVFLQKIKEQIEDHNVVLLTGVGKVYPFVRSHNILNNLQEVLDKTPVIMFFPGQYDGQSLQLFSKFKDDNYYRAFRLVD from the coding sequence ATGACAAACATCAATGCCAGACTGGATAAAATCATTCCTAAAATAAGAGAAGACAAGTTTATTGAAGGAAGAGGACTTGGTAATGAAATTAGCTTCTACGTCTTTGACTATGAACCTGAACATGAATTAAAAGTCAGAGATTATGTGAAGCACATAAAAAAGGAATTTTCTTATGAAGGTAGTAACAGACGAATAATTGAGTTTGACCTATATAAAATGCTCATTGAAATAACAAAAGAAAAGAGAATTTTTGATCGGATATTTGAAATGGAACAAAGGCAAGGAAAAGATGCACTTTTTAAAGCAATGATAACCTTTGCCAAACCAGATGTTTTTCTGCAAAAAATTAAAGAGCAGATTGAAGATCACAATGTTGTCCTTTTGACAGGCGTGGGGAAAGTATACCCCTTCGTACGGTCACACAATATTTTGAATAACCTTCAAGAAGTATTGGATAAAACGCCTGTCATCATGTTTTTTCCAGGTCAATATGATGGTCAATCGCTTCAATTATTTAGCAAATTTAAAGATGATAACTATTATCGTGCATTTCGCTTAGTTGATTAA
- a CDS encoding cytochrome d ubiquinol oxidase subunit II, which yields MTLEVLGISVLWIFLFGYVIVASIDFGAGFFNAYSLLIGKNHILTNIIKRYLSPVWEVTNVFLVFFFVGIVGFFPQTAFYYGTILLVPVSISLVLLAIRGSYYAFEAYGARGHIGYTLTYGVAGLLIPASFSVVFAIAAGGYVDMVDGQPTLNYWTLYTSPFAWSIVVLSIAAVLYISAVFLTWYAHKANDIEATKLMRKYALVWAVPLMISALGIMYEMKFINPESYNHMVELWWMFTISAILFIITVLLIAKRQKYGLAVGLLIAQFAVAFFAYGIAQYPYLLYPYLTIYDSFTSTQMAIALVIAFVLGLCLLLPSLYLLMKLFLFNKNYVTGKEDNHA from the coding sequence ATGACATTAGAGGTTTTAGGAATTTCAGTATTATGGATTTTTCTATTTGGTTATGTTATTGTCGCATCCATTGATTTTGGTGCAGGCTTCTTTAATGCATACAGTTTATTGATTGGCAAAAATCATATATTAACAAATATCATTAAACGTTATTTATCACCTGTATGGGAAGTAACGAATGTGTTTTTAGTGTTTTTCTTTGTAGGCATCGTAGGATTTTTCCCACAAACAGCCTTTTATTACGGAACAATTTTACTTGTCCCTGTCAGCATTTCACTTGTCCTATTGGCAATTCGAGGCTCCTACTATGCATTTGAGGCTTACGGAGCACGTGGGCATATTGGCTATACATTGACATATGGTGTGGCAGGCTTGCTTATCCCAGCCTCCTTTTCTGTTGTTTTTGCCATTGCAGCTGGTGGCTACGTGGATATGGTAGATGGGCAGCCTACATTAAATTATTGGACATTATATACAAGTCCATTTGCATGGAGTATTGTTGTATTAAGTATTGCTGCGGTATTGTATATTTCCGCTGTATTTTTAACATGGTATGCGCATAAAGCAAATGATATCGAAGCAACAAAGCTGATGCGAAAGTATGCACTTGTTTGGGCAGTTCCTTTAATGATTAGTGCACTTGGCATTATGTATGAAATGAAATTCATTAATCCAGAAAGTTACAATCATATGGTTGAGCTATGGTGGATGTTTACTATATCAGCGATATTATTCATTATTACTGTACTGCTTATTGCCAAACGTCAAAAGTACGGGCTTGCAGTAGGGCTGCTGATTGCTCAATTTGCGGTAGCATTCTTTGCATACGGTATTGCACAATATCCGTATTTATTGTATCCATATTTAACGATTTATGATAGCTTTACAAGTACGCAAATGGCGATTGCCTTAGTGATTGCTTTTGTTTTAGGGCTTTGTCTTCTTCTTCCATCACTGTATTTATTGATGAAATTATTTTTATTCAATAAAAATTATGTAACAGGAAAAGAAGATAATCATGCATAG
- the rlmD gene encoding 23S rRNA (uracil(1939)-C(5))-methyltransferase RlmD, which produces MSAPVKKNDRLTVYIEDLTHDGNGVAKIDGYPLFIQGALPNETAEIHVLKTLKNYGFAKVIDILQPSPDRVEAPCNYFKQCGGCQLQHLSYEGQLKWKENMVRNVMQRIGKIDAPVLPVKGMKEPWHYRNKAQIPFATNEAGQAIAGFYKTKTHSIVDMERCLIQTGEADAILAGLKKELAALGIHPYNEQTHNGMLRHVVIRKARATGEVMVVLVTKKKKLSQKEATVAVIQKLVPNVTSIMQNINSAKTNVIFGDETVNLWGKDVIIDTIGDVRFEISARSFYQVNPEQTEVLYKQALDYADLQGNERVIDAYCGIGTISLFLAQQAKAVMGVEIVPQAIEDAKRNAMLNGLTNTYFEAGPAEKIIPRWYKEGKEADVLVVDPPRKGCDEALLKTILEQRPKRVVYVSCNPATLARDLRILEDGGYQTKEIQPVDMFPHSTHVECVAWMSRVVVDKQ; this is translated from the coding sequence ATGTCAGCACCTGTGAAAAAAAATGATCGTTTGACAGTATATATAGAAGATTTAACGCATGACGGCAATGGTGTCGCTAAAATTGACGGCTATCCATTATTTATCCAAGGCGCATTACCAAATGAAACGGCTGAAATTCATGTACTAAAAACATTAAAAAATTATGGCTTTGCAAAAGTTATAGACATTCTTCAGCCATCGCCAGATCGTGTAGAGGCGCCATGTAATTATTTCAAGCAATGTGGCGGCTGTCAGCTTCAGCATCTATCCTACGAGGGACAGTTGAAATGGAAGGAAAATATGGTGCGTAATGTGATGCAGCGAATTGGTAAAATCGATGCACCTGTTTTACCTGTAAAAGGAATGAAGGAGCCTTGGCATTATCGCAATAAAGCCCAAATTCCATTCGCTACAAATGAAGCAGGACAAGCGATTGCAGGCTTCTATAAAACAAAAACACATAGCATTGTCGATATGGAACGCTGCCTAATTCAAACAGGAGAGGCAGATGCTATTCTAGCTGGCTTGAAAAAGGAATTAGCAGCATTGGGAATTCATCCTTACAATGAGCAAACACATAACGGAATGCTACGCCATGTAGTTATTCGTAAAGCACGAGCAACGGGTGAGGTCATGGTTGTTCTTGTTACGAAAAAGAAAAAGCTCTCTCAAAAAGAAGCAACCGTTGCCGTGATTCAAAAACTTGTTCCGAACGTTACATCGATTATGCAAAATATTAATAGCGCTAAAACAAATGTCATTTTCGGCGATGAAACCGTCAACCTGTGGGGCAAAGATGTGATTATTGATACAATTGGCGATGTGCGCTTTGAAATCTCAGCACGCTCCTTCTATCAGGTAAACCCTGAGCAAACAGAGGTGCTCTATAAGCAGGCACTTGATTATGCAGACTTGCAGGGGAATGAACGCGTAATTGATGCCTATTGTGGTATTGGCACAATCTCCTTATTCCTTGCACAACAAGCAAAGGCAGTGATGGGTGTTGAAATTGTCCCACAAGCTATAGAGGACGCCAAGCGCAATGCCATGTTGAATGGCTTAACCAATACGTATTTCGAGGCAGGTCCAGCAGAGAAAATCATTCCACGCTGGTATAAAGAGGGTAAGGAAGCAGATGTCCTCGTTGTCGACCCACCACGCAAAGGCTGTGACGAAGCACTTTTAAAAACCATCTTAGAGCAGCGCCCAAAACGAGTGGTCTATGTATCCTGCAATCCAGCCACACTAGCACGTGACCTTCGCATTTTAGAGGATGGTGGCTATCAAACAAAGGAGATTCAGCCAGTCGATATGTTCCCACATTCGACGCATGTTGAGTGTGTGGCGTGGATGTCTAGGGTGGTTGTAGACAAGCAATAA
- the brxC gene encoding BREX system P-loop protein BrxC codes for MLLKEMFLKDIERDIRGVIKVAQTNEADIYQELDEYVVTQELHKHFSKFYENYLKGVQGKTDKMGVWISGFFGSGKSHFLKILAYLLENRAVQGKKPVDFFDEKIKDALVYANMKRTADVDTEVILFNIDSKSSLDNKSKEDAILRVFMKVFYEHRGYYGDIPGVAEMEKYLDKQGVYETFKTEFHALAGEPWEERRNSFYFDADYVIGALVKATNMTEESARNWFESGVNNFEISIEKFAKDVKEYIDSKGPNFHLVFLVDEIGQYIGDNRNLMLNLQTLTEDLGTYAQGKVWIMVTSQESIDSIIKVKGDDFSRIQGRFDTRLSLSSISVDEVIKKRILEKYPHVLDKLRADYPNKSAILKNLISFKESTADLRGYEDDMEFAEVYPFVPYQFKLLQNVFEQVRKHGSSGKHLSEGERSMLSAFKEAGLQYKDAEEGSLIPFYAFYDTIKEFLNPSISRVIEGASMNPALKDDPFNIDLLKVLFMIKYIKELPANIDNIATLMVTHIDEDKLELKEKIKVALRKLMSQTLIGKNGDNYLFLTDDEQDINREIKQLNVDENLVKRELAQYIFNDLYEEKRFTYSKQYSFSYNQVMDEKPYGNQTSNIGIQILSPLSDHYAKSDQELMMMSSGNGETILKLGGNEAYVEEMEEALRIEEYRKKKNITQLPENIQNILNNKQAEARERRRRVRELLEEAIKDGAFFVNGDKMDIKGSTVKEKMTTAFKHLVDNVYTKLGYVKEHLDNERELISILASDDQQISFDEQMIQSPNALAKSEVYDYIDLQEQLNKQVRVKLVYDRFVDKPYGWKQLDIAGLLGQLLKEQRIRIRYNSEYLEPEIDTNKLLTVFGKTTEADKGIITKRVKVDEALLRTARRICKEVFNTTDLADDEDGLAKDIRSLIAKQIDEINSFKVRYEGRKYPGLSLLNKGLEYFGQFNNQLDNASFFLKLKEMEDDLADWEEDIVYVKSFFESNQKDIFDRGLAGLIKYEENKSYLSGNVVEKAMHQLRNIVEDPIPYKNIKDIPDLLHELEQQIEAVLVEKKANANEKLQADYNELVLQATQYGVSNETKQRVEQYYQGLKGSIEQFTDIFKVDATISQSNSYKEKTLKEIRQEIIEWQRKKAEEQKRNAGTVVELPIEPVVQKQTVKVKELVTVKTLSTEEEVDLYINTLSHKLKEIIKANKQIEFIE; via the coding sequence ATGCTACTTAAAGAGATGTTTTTAAAGGATATTGAACGTGATATTCGTGGGGTTATTAAAGTTGCCCAAACAAACGAAGCAGATATTTATCAAGAATTAGACGAGTATGTTGTAACACAGGAATTACATAAACATTTTTCGAAGTTCTATGAAAACTATTTAAAGGGAGTTCAAGGTAAGACAGATAAAATGGGTGTCTGGATCAGCGGATTCTTCGGTTCAGGTAAATCACACTTCCTTAAAATTCTTGCGTACCTTTTAGAAAACAGAGCAGTACAAGGAAAGAAGCCTGTTGATTTTTTTGATGAAAAAATAAAAGACGCTCTTGTCTACGCCAATATGAAGCGGACAGCAGACGTGGATACAGAAGTCATCTTGTTTAATATTGATTCTAAAAGCTCTTTAGATAACAAATCAAAAGAAGATGCAATTTTACGTGTGTTCATGAAGGTGTTTTACGAGCATCGTGGCTACTACGGCGACATTCCTGGTGTTGCAGAAATGGAAAAGTATTTAGATAAGCAGGGAGTTTACGAAACATTTAAGACTGAATTCCATGCTCTTGCGGGTGAACCATGGGAAGAACGCCGAAACAGTTTCTACTTCGATGCAGATTATGTCATTGGAGCATTAGTAAAAGCGACAAACATGACAGAAGAATCTGCACGTAATTGGTTTGAAAGTGGAGTTAACAATTTCGAAATTAGCATTGAAAAGTTCGCAAAAGATGTAAAAGAGTACATTGATAGCAAAGGCCCAAATTTCCATTTGGTGTTTTTAGTCGACGAAATTGGACAATACATCGGGGATAACCGAAACCTTATGTTGAATCTACAAACGTTAACAGAAGATTTAGGAACATATGCACAAGGTAAAGTATGGATTATGGTCACTTCTCAAGAAAGTATTGACTCGATTATTAAAGTCAAAGGGGATGACTTTTCACGCATCCAAGGTCGTTTTGATACACGTCTATCCCTATCATCTATCTCGGTTGATGAAGTGATCAAAAAGCGTATTTTAGAGAAATATCCTCATGTGTTGGACAAGTTAAGAGCCGATTATCCAAATAAAAGTGCCATCTTGAAAAATTTAATTAGCTTTAAAGAAAGTACAGCAGATCTTCGTGGTTATGAAGATGATATGGAATTTGCCGAAGTTTATCCGTTCGTACCGTATCAATTTAAGCTACTACAAAACGTGTTCGAACAAGTACGAAAGCATGGTTCTTCAGGAAAGCACTTATCTGAAGGGGAACGTTCGATGTTATCTGCATTTAAGGAAGCGGGACTTCAATATAAAGATGCAGAAGAAGGTTCTCTCATTCCGTTTTATGCGTTTTACGATACGATCAAAGAATTTTTAAATCCTTCTATTTCAAGGGTAATCGAAGGGGCAAGCATGAACCCTGCTTTAAAAGATGATCCGTTTAACATTGATTTGTTAAAAGTGCTGTTCATGATCAAGTACATTAAAGAACTTCCAGCAAACATTGATAATATCGCTACTCTTATGGTCACACATATTGACGAAGATAAATTGGAGTTAAAAGAAAAAATCAAAGTGGCACTACGGAAGTTAATGTCACAAACATTGATCGGAAAGAACGGGGACAACTACCTATTCTTAACTGACGATGAACAAGATATTAACCGAGAAATCAAGCAGTTGAATGTTGATGAAAATTTGGTAAAACGTGAATTAGCCCAATATATCTTTAATGATCTATACGAAGAAAAACGTTTCACTTATTCAAAACAATATTCTTTCTCTTACAATCAAGTAATGGATGAAAAGCCTTATGGCAATCAAACGTCAAACATCGGCATTCAAATCTTGTCACCACTATCAGACCATTATGCTAAGTCTGACCAAGAGCTAATGATGATGTCATCAGGCAATGGGGAAACGATATTGAAACTGGGTGGCAACGAAGCGTATGTCGAGGAAATGGAAGAAGCATTGCGTATTGAAGAATACCGCAAGAAAAAGAACATTACTCAACTACCAGAAAATATTCAAAACATATTAAATAACAAACAGGCCGAGGCACGTGAAAGAAGACGACGAGTGCGAGAATTATTGGAAGAAGCGATAAAAGACGGTGCATTCTTCGTTAACGGCGACAAAATGGACATTAAAGGCTCTACCGTAAAAGAAAAAATGACTACAGCATTTAAGCATTTAGTCGATAACGTCTACACGAAATTAGGCTATGTGAAAGAGCATTTGGATAATGAACGAGAGCTTATTTCTATTTTAGCTTCGGATGACCAGCAAATTTCCTTTGACGAACAAATGATTCAAAGTCCAAACGCTCTTGCAAAAAGTGAAGTTTATGACTATATCGACTTGCAGGAGCAATTGAACAAACAAGTTCGAGTCAAACTTGTATATGACCGCTTCGTAGACAAACCTTATGGCTGGAAACAGCTTGATATAGCAGGTCTCCTTGGACAATTGCTAAAAGAGCAACGCATTCGCATTCGATATAATTCAGAGTATTTAGAGCCAGAAATAGACACAAATAAATTATTGACGGTTTTCGGAAAAACAACGGAAGCGGATAAAGGGATTATTACAAAACGAGTGAAAGTGGATGAAGCCCTTCTTCGTACTGCCAGAAGAATTTGCAAAGAAGTATTTAATACAACCGATTTAGCCGATGATGAAGACGGTCTGGCAAAGGATATTCGTTCGCTTATTGCCAAGCAAATAGATGAAATCAATTCTTTCAAAGTACGTTATGAAGGTAGAAAATATCCTGGTTTGAGCTTATTAAACAAAGGGTTAGAATACTTCGGGCAATTTAACAATCAATTGGATAACGCCTCTTTCTTCTTGAAACTGAAAGAAATGGAAGATGATTTAGCAGACTGGGAAGAAGACATCGTATATGTAAAGAGCTTCTTCGAATCGAATCAAAAGGATATTTTTGACCGAGGATTAGCAGGACTTATAAAGTACGAAGAAAATAAATCGTACTTATCAGGTAACGTAGTAGAAAAAGCAATGCATCAACTACGTAATATTGTGGAAGATCCAATTCCTTATAAAAACATTAAAGACATCCCTGATTTACTTCACGAATTAGAGCAACAAATAGAGGCTGTATTAGTAGAGAAAAAAGCAAATGCCAATGAAAAACTACAAGCCGATTATAATGAATTAGTTCTACAGGCTACGCAGTATGGTGTTTCAAATGAAACGAAACAACGAGTGGAACAATACTATCAAGGATTAAAAGGAAGTATTGAGCAGTTTACCGATATTTTCAAGGTGGATGCAACGATTTCGCAAAGTAACAGTTATAAAGAAAAGACACTGAAAGAAATACGACAAGAAATTATTGAATGGCAACGAAAAAAAGCGGAAGAACAAAAGAGAAATGCAGGGACAGTTGTAGAGCTACCAATTGAACCAGTAGTTCAGAAACAGACAGTAAAAGTAAAAGAGCTTGTGACGGTGAAAACATTGTCTACAGAAGAAGAGGTCGACTTGTATATCAATACGCTTTCCCACAAGTTAAAGGAAATAATTAAGGCAAATAAACAGATTGAGTTCATTGAATAA
- a CDS encoding helix-turn-helix domain-containing protein, whose translation MNKDLQQMTDGFGKMLKRLRVEQGLSLNDLSIKTGISSSYIYRLEQSKRKSVSFPKLVALSEALGVEPWVLAGSSLNWNKGETIGLKELLFNHQVQHDGEILSAEVKEILLEILEATLDADWSKESLLQELQVIGELVSELKEL comes from the coding sequence TTGAACAAGGATCTACAACAAATGACAGATGGCTTTGGCAAAATGTTAAAAAGGTTGAGAGTAGAACAAGGGCTTTCCTTAAATGATCTCTCAATTAAAACTGGCATCTCAAGTTCGTACATCTATAGGCTTGAGCAATCAAAAAGAAAATCTGTGAGCTTTCCCAAGCTTGTGGCACTTTCAGAAGCATTAGGAGTCGAACCATGGGTACTTGCGGGTTCGAGTCTTAACTGGAACAAAGGAGAGACAATAGGTTTAAAAGAATTATTGTTCAATCACCAGGTACAGCATGACGGGGAAATACTAAGTGCAGAGGTAAAAGAAATACTACTTGAAATCCTTGAAGCAACCCTCGATGCGGACTGGTCAAAAGAAAGTCTTTTGCAGGAATTGCAGGTGATCGGAGAACTGGTCAGTGAATTAAAGGAGCTGTAA